In Streptomyces sp. NBC_00704, a genomic segment contains:
- a CDS encoding ABC transporter permease yields the protein MSVVPAEVLPGGARGVTRIAPAGAAELAPRARLWPSLAAVYRAQLSRARVARIPLLFVATFQSVGILIMMRGVVDGGHEAESVVAGSAVLVVAFVALNLLAQYFGQLRASGGLDHYATLPVPPAAVVLGAAGAYASFTVPGTLVTAVFGCVLFGLPLTHLWVLAAVIPLAGAALSGLGAAFGLLAPRPELATVLGQLGMSAALLLGVLPPDRMPQAVRFARDLLPSTYGVEAFARTFGTDPDWALVLGDLAVCAGVGVVSLAVATWAYRRAAVR from the coding sequence GTGAGTGTCGTACCCGCCGAGGTTCTGCCGGGCGGCGCCCGGGGCGTCACCCGGATCGCCCCCGCCGGCGCCGCCGAACTCGCGCCGCGCGCCCGGCTGTGGCCGTCGCTGGCGGCCGTGTACCGGGCCCAGCTGTCGCGCGCCCGGGTGGCGCGCATCCCGCTGCTGTTCGTGGCGACCTTCCAGTCGGTCGGCATCCTGATCATGATGCGGGGCGTGGTCGACGGCGGTCACGAGGCGGAGTCGGTGGTCGCGGGGTCCGCGGTGCTGGTGGTCGCCTTCGTCGCGCTGAACCTGCTCGCCCAGTACTTCGGGCAGCTGCGGGCGAGCGGGGGACTGGACCACTACGCGACGCTGCCCGTGCCGCCCGCGGCCGTGGTGCTGGGCGCGGCGGGGGCGTACGCCTCCTTCACGGTGCCCGGCACGCTGGTGACCGCCGTGTTCGGATGCGTGCTGTTCGGGCTGCCCCTGACGCACCTGTGGGTCCTCGCGGCCGTGATCCCGCTGGCCGGCGCCGCCCTGTCCGGGCTCGGTGCGGCCTTCGGGCTGCTCGCGCCGCGGCCGGAGCTGGCCACGGTGCTCGGCCAGCTCGGCATGTCGGCCGCGCTGCTGCTGGGCGTGCTGCCGCCGGACCGGATGCCGCAGGCGGTGCGCTTCGCCCGCGACCTGCTGCCCTCGACCTACGGGGTCGAGGCGTTCGCCCGGACCTTCGGGACGGATCCGGACTGGGCGCTGGTGCTCGGCGATCTCGCCGTGTGCGCGGGGGTGGGCGTCGTCTCGCTCGCCGTCGCCACCTGGGCGTACCGCCGGGCCGCCGTCCGATGA
- a CDS encoding ABC transporter ATP-binding protein has product MCAVRGLTKSYPAVRGRRGAPATPEVRATDDVRLDIRRGEIFGLLGPNGAGKTTLVRQMTGLMRPDAGRVEILGHDIVRHPDRAARILAYLGQESTALDELTVSLAAETTGRLRGLDVHAARRERDAVLDELGLTPLAGRPLRKLSGGQRRLACFAAALVGERPLLVLDEPTTGMDPVARRAVWAAVDRRRAERGTTVLLVTHNVIEAETVLDRVAVLDRGRVIACDTPTGLKEQVAGEVRVELVWRERAPLDVPEVAALRERAVESGRRWTLRLAPDEARAVVATVTGGAAFAALDDFTLATPSLEDVYLALGGAARQGLVRA; this is encoded by the coding sequence GTGTGCGCCGTGCGCGGGCTGACGAAGTCCTACCCGGCGGTCCGGGGCCGGCGCGGCGCTCCCGCCACCCCCGAGGTCCGGGCCACCGACGACGTGCGGCTGGACATCCGGCGCGGCGAGATCTTCGGGCTCCTCGGCCCCAACGGCGCGGGCAAGACCACCCTCGTACGTCAGATGACCGGCCTGATGCGGCCCGACGCGGGCCGGGTGGAGATCCTCGGCCACGACATCGTCCGCCACCCCGACCGGGCCGCCCGGATCCTCGCCTACCTCGGCCAGGAGTCCACCGCCCTCGACGAACTCACCGTCTCGCTGGCCGCGGAGACCACCGGCCGGCTGCGCGGCCTCGACGTGCACGCCGCCCGCCGGGAGCGCGACGCCGTCCTCGACGAGCTGGGCCTCACCCCGCTCGCCGGACGGCCGCTGCGCAAACTGTCCGGCGGACAGCGCCGCCTCGCCTGTTTCGCCGCCGCGCTGGTGGGCGAGCGGCCCCTGCTGGTGCTCGACGAGCCGACCACGGGAATGGACCCTGTCGCGCGCCGGGCCGTGTGGGCCGCCGTCGACCGGCGGCGGGCCGAACGCGGGACGACCGTGCTGCTCGTCACCCACAACGTCATCGAGGCCGAGACCGTCCTGGACCGGGTCGCCGTCCTGGACCGGGGCCGGGTCATCGCCTGCGACACCCCCACCGGGCTCAAGGAGCAGGTCGCCGGCGAGGTGCGGGTGGAGCTGGTGTGGCGCGAGCGCGCGCCGCTGGACGTGCCGGAGGTCGCCGCGCTGCGCGAGCGGGCCGTGGAGTCCGGCCGCCGCTGGACGCTGCGCCTGGCCCCCGACGAGGCCCGCGCCGTCGTCGCCACCGTCACCGGCGGGGCCGCCTTCGCCGCCCTGGACGACTTCACCCTGGCCACCCCGAGCCTGGAGGACGTCTACCTGGCGCTGGGCGGGGCGGCACGGCAGGGGCTGGTGCGCGCGTGA